A region from the Paraburkholderia youngii genome encodes:
- a CDS encoding class I SAM-dependent methyltransferase, which translates to MSGKTHEIRPNQSVELLKELHILTRDGKMNQDSRRKLKQVYHLFQFIEPLLKDLKDQQGSLTLVDHGAGKSYLGFILYDLFFKEFQDAAGGASHIYGIETREELVTKSEELAARLGFKGMSFLNLSVAESITSTRLPAEIDIVTALHACNTATDDAIRFALEKHAKYIVVVPCCQAEVAGVLRQNKGKALKNALTEIWRHPLHTREFGSQITNVLRCLQLEAHGYQVSVTELVGWEHSMKNELIIAQYKDLPRRRPAERLGEVLDTLGLDALKARFFVPA; encoded by the coding sequence ATGTCCGGCAAAACCCACGAAATCCGTCCCAACCAGTCCGTCGAACTGCTCAAAGAACTCCACATCCTCACGCGCGACGGCAAGATGAATCAGGACAGCCGTCGCAAGCTGAAGCAGGTCTACCACCTGTTCCAGTTCATCGAGCCGCTGCTCAAGGACCTGAAGGACCAGCAGGGTTCGCTGACGCTCGTCGATCACGGCGCGGGCAAGTCATACCTCGGTTTTATCCTGTACGACCTGTTTTTCAAGGAGTTTCAGGACGCCGCTGGTGGGGCTTCGCACATTTATGGCATCGAAACGCGCGAGGAACTGGTGACGAAGTCCGAAGAGCTGGCGGCGCGGCTCGGCTTCAAGGGGATGTCGTTTTTGAATTTGTCGGTGGCGGAGTCGATTACCTCGACGCGGTTGCCCGCCGAAATCGACATCGTGACCGCGCTGCACGCGTGCAATACCGCGACCGACGACGCAATCCGTTTCGCGCTCGAAAAGCACGCGAAGTACATCGTCGTCGTGCCGTGCTGCCAGGCCGAGGTGGCCGGCGTGCTGCGGCAGAACAAAGGCAAGGCTCTGAAGAACGCGCTCACGGAAATCTGGCGGCATCCGCTGCACACGCGCGAATTCGGCAGTCAGATCACGAACGTGCTGCGCTGCCTGCAGCTCGAAGCGCATGGCTATCAGGTGAGTGTGACCGAGCTGGTCGGCTGGGAACACTCGATGAAAAACGAGCTGATCATCGCGCAGTACAAGGATCTGCCGCGGCGCCGGCCGGCTGAGCGGCTCGGCGAAGTGCTGGACACGCTCGGCCTCGATGCGCTTAAGGCGCGTTTTTTCGTGCCGGCCTGA
- a CDS encoding DUF1415 domain-containing protein, which yields MPLPAESHDAVIATTRHWLTEAVIGLNLCPFAKAVHVKEQIRYAVSEADTLEAVLTDLEAELQTLVAADPAAIDTTLLILPRAFGDFLDFNDCLFFADRLIQQLGLEGVIQIASFHPHYQFEGSEPDDIENYTNRAPYPILHLLREDSIERAVQAFPDAEEIYERNQETLRRIGLKGWDALMKR from the coding sequence ATGCCGTTGCCCGCCGAATCCCACGATGCCGTTATCGCCACGACCCGTCACTGGCTGACCGAGGCCGTGATCGGCTTGAACCTGTGTCCGTTCGCAAAGGCCGTGCATGTGAAGGAGCAGATTCGCTATGCGGTCAGCGAAGCGGACACGCTCGAAGCGGTACTCACCGACCTGGAAGCCGAACTGCAGACGCTCGTCGCCGCCGACCCCGCCGCCATCGACACGACGCTGCTGATCCTGCCACGTGCGTTCGGCGACTTTCTCGACTTCAACGACTGCCTGTTCTTCGCCGACCGCCTGATCCAGCAACTGGGGCTCGAAGGCGTGATTCAGATCGCGAGCTTTCATCCGCACTACCAGTTCGAAGGCAGCGAGCCCGACGACATCGAAAACTACACGAACCGGGCGCCGTATCCGATCCTGCATCTGCTGCGTGAAGACAGCATCGAGCGAGCCGTGCAGGCCTTTCCCGACGCGGAAGAGATTTACGAGCGCAATCAGGAAACGCTGCGGCGCATTGGCCTCAAAGGCTGGGATGCGTTGATGAAGCGCTAG